The proteins below are encoded in one region of Bos indicus x Bos taurus breed Angus x Brahman F1 hybrid chromosome 2, Bos_hybrid_MaternalHap_v2.0, whole genome shotgun sequence:
- the FGR gene encoding tyrosine-protein kinase Fgr, with the protein MGCVFCKKLEPGAKEDGGLEGDFRNYGAADRYGPDPTQSRPASSFSHIPNYNSFSPQPASPAFLDAGTIRGISGIGVTMFIALYDYEARTEDDLTFTKGEKFHILNNTEGDWWEARSLSSGHTGYIPSNYVAPVDSIQAEEWYFGKIGRKDAERQLLSPGNSRGAFLIRESETTKGAYSLSIRDWDQTRGDHVKHYKIRKLDTGGYYITTRAQFDTVQELVQHYLEVNDGLCHLLTAACTTMKPQTLGLAKDAWEISRSSITLEHRLGTGCFGDVWLGTWNGSTKVAVKTLKPGTMSPKAFLAEAQIMKLLRHDKLVQLYAVVSEEPIYIVTEFMCHGSLLEFLKGPEGHVLKLPHLVDMAAQVAEGMAYMERMNYIHRDLRAANILVGERLVCKIADFGLARLIEDDEYNPQQGTKFPIKWTAPEAALFCRFTIKSDVWSFGILITELITKGRVPYPGMNNREVLEQVEHGYHMPCPPGCPASLYEVMEQTWRLDPEERPTFEYLQSFLEDYFTSTEPQYQPGDDT; encoded by the exons ATGGGCTGTGTGTTCTGCAAGAAGTTGGAGCCAGGGGCCAAGGAGGATGGTGGCCTAGAAGGGGACTTCAGGAACTATGGGGCTGCAGACCGCTATGGCCCCGACCCTACTCAGAGCCGGCCTGCATCTTCCTTTTCCCACATCCCCAACTACAACAGCTTCTCCCCTCAGCCCGCCAGCCCCGCCTTCCTCGATGCGGGCACCATCCGGGGCATCTCAG GGATTGGGGTGACCATGTTCATCGCCCTTTATGACTATGAGGCCCGAACGGAGGACGATCTCACCTTCACCAAGGGCGAGAAGTTCCACATCCTGAACAACAC CGAGGGTGACTGGTGGGAGGCTCGGTCCCTCAGCTCTGGACACACTGGCTACATTCCCAGCAACTACGTGGCCCCCGTGGACTCCATCCAGGCTGAAGA GTGGTACTTCGGAAAGATCGGGAGGAAGGACGCTGAGAGGCAGCTGCTCTCCCCAGGGAACTCCCGCGGGGCCTTTCTCATTAGAGAGAGCGAGACCACCAAAG GCGCCTACTCCCTGTCCATCCGGGATTGGGACCAGACCAGAGGCGATCATGTGAAGCATTACAAGATCCGCAAACTGGACACCGGTGGCTACTACATCACCACGAGGGCCCAGTTTGACACTGTGCAGGAGCTGGTGCAGCACTACCTTG AGGTGAACGATGGGCTGTGCCATCTGCTCACGGCGGCCTGCACCACCATGAAGCCGCAGACGCTGGGCCTGGCCAAGGACGCCTGGGAAATCAGCCGCAGCTCCATCACGCTGGAGCACCGACTGGGCACCGGCTGCTTCGGGGATGTGTGGCTGG GCACGTGGAACGGCAGCACCAAGGTGGCGGTGAAGACGCTAAAGCCGGGCACCATGTCCCCGAAGGCCTTCCTGGCAGAGGCGCAGATCATGAAGCTGCTGCGGCACGACAAGCTGGTGCAGCTGTACGCGGTGGTGTCAGAGGAGCCCATCTACATAGTGACCGAGTTCATGTGCCACG GTAGCCTGCTGGAGTTCCTCAAGGGCCCGGAGGGTCATGTTTTGAAGCTGCCCCATCTGGTGGACATGGCGGCACAG GTTGCTGAGGGCATGGCCTACATGGAGCGCATGAACTATATTCACCGTGACCTCCGGGCAGCCAACATCCTCGTCGGGGAGCGGCTGGTGTGCAAGATCGCTGACTTCGGGCTGGCCCGACTCATCGAAGATGACGAGTACAACCCCCAGCAAG GGACCAAGTTCCCCATCAAGTGGACAGCCCCTGAGGCTGCCCTCTTTTGCAGATTCACTATCAAGTCAGATGTGTGGTCCTTTGGGATCCTGATCACTGAACTCATCACCAAGGGCCGAGTCCCCTACCCAG GCATGAATAACCGCGAAGTGTTGGAACAAGTGGAGCATGGCTACCACATGCCGTGCCCCCCAGGCTGCCCAGCATCCCTGTACGAGGTCATGGAACAAACCTGGCGTCTGGACCCAGAGGAGAGACCCACCTTCGAGTACCTGCAGTCCTTCCTTGAGGACTATTTCACCTCCACAGAACCCCAGTACCAGCCTGGGGATGACACATAG